In Melospiza georgiana isolate bMelGeo1 chromosome 8, bMelGeo1.pri, whole genome shotgun sequence, one genomic interval encodes:
- the NPFFR1 gene encoding neuropeptide FF receptor 1 — protein sequence MQPPEPARPGGGLSNVTCWWPNSSASHLPRENYTFLAYYQHSSPVALMFILAYTFIFLMCVVGNVLVCFVVVKNRQMRTVTNMFLLNLAISDLLVGIFCMPTTLVDNLITGWPFDNTMCKMSGLVQGMSVSASVFTLVAIAVERFRCIVHPFRQKLTLRKALLTIAVIWVLALLIMCPAAVTLTVTREEHHFMVDTYNNSYPLYSCWEAWPETGMRRIYTTVLFSHIYVAPLALIVVMYARIAFKLFKSVAPAQGGEEPEGRRISRRKAKVINMLIIVALFFSVSWLPLWTLMLLTDYGRLSEAQLRLLTVYVYPLAHWLAFFNSSANPIIYGYFNENFRRAFQEVFRAPLCSWHCQRRPYTPRSHGPGTLFGPRNRILSQARASASPAVSESGPLAPRRSGVPAWDS from the exons ATGCAGCCCCCGgagccggcccggcccggcggag gccTTTCCAATGTCACCTGCTGGTGGCCCAACTCCAGCGCCAGCCACCTCCCGAGGGAGAACTACACCTTCCTGGCCTACTACCAGCATTCCTCCCCCGTGGCCCTCATGTTCATCCTGGCCTACACCTTCATCTTCCTCATGTGCGTGGTCGGCAACGTCCTGGTGTGCTTCGTGGTGGTGAAGAACCGCCAGATGCGCACGGTCACCAACATGTTCCTCCTCAACCTGGCCATCAGCGACCTGCTGGTGGGCATCTTCTGCATGCCCACCACCCTGGTGGACAACCTCATCAcag GCTGGCCCTTTGACAACACCATGTGCAAAATGAGCGGGCTGGTGCAGGGCATGTCCGTGTCTGCCTCGGTTTTCACGCTGGTGGCCATCGCTGTGGAGAG GTTTCGCTGCATTGTCCACCCCTTCCGGCAGAAGCTGACGCTGAGGAAAGCCCTGCTGACCATCGCCGTCATCtgggtgctggccctgctcatCATGTGCCCGGCCGCCGTCACCCTGACCGTCACCAGGGAGGAGCACCACTTCATGGTGGACACCTACAACAACTCCTACCCCCTCTACTCCTGCTGGGAGGCCTGGCCCGAGACGGGCATGAGGAGGATCTACACCACCGTCCTCTTCTCCCACATCTACGTGGCTCCCCTCGCCCTCATCGTCGTCATGTACGCCCGCATCGCCTTCAAGCTCTTCAAGTCGGTGGCGCCCGCCCAGGGCGGAGAGGAGCCGGAGGGGAGGAGGATCTCCCGGAGGAAGGCCAAGGTCATCAACATGCTCATCATCGTCGCCCTCTTCTTCAGCGTCTCCTGGCTGCCCCTCTGGACGCTGATGCTGCTGACGGACTACGGGCGGCTGAGCGAGGCCCAGCTGCGCCTGCTCACCGTCTACGTGTACCCGCTGGCGCACTGGCTGGCCTTCTTCAACAGCAGCGCCAACCCCATCATCTACGGCTACTTCAACGAGAACTTCCGACGCGCCTTCCAGGAGGTGTTCAGGGCCCCGCTCTGCTCGTGGCACTGCCAGCGCCGGCCCTACACCCCCCGGAGCCACGGCCCCGGGACGCTCTTTGGCCCCCGTAACCGCATCCTCAGCCAGGCGCGGGCCAGCGCCTCGCCCGCCGTGTCCGAGTCGGGGCCGCTGGCCCCGCGCCGCTCCGGCGTCCCTGCATGGGACAGCTGA
- the PPA1 gene encoding inorganic pyrophosphatase: MSGYGVEERAGPHSPEYRLFFKDGAGRYISPFHDIPMYADAGKNVFNMVVEVPRWTNAKMEISTKEPLNPIKQDVKKGKLRFVANVFPHKGYIWNYGAIPQTWEDPSHKDENTGCCGDNDPIDVCEIGSKVCSRGEVIQVKVLGTLALIDEGETDWKVIAINVEDPEAASYNDIEDVRRMKPGYLEATVDWFRRYKVPDGKPENQFAFNGEFKGKDFALDVIKGTHEHWKALITKRTDGGEINCTNLTVSESPFCCSQDCAKATVDAAPPCKAASPIPPEVDKWFYYQKN, encoded by the exons ATGTCGGGGTACGGCGTGGAGGAGCGCGCCGGGCCCCACAGCCCCGAGTACCGGCTCTTCTTCA AGGATGGCGCCGGGCGCTACATCTCCCCCTTCCACGACATCCCCATGTACGCGGACGCCGGGAAG AATGTGTTCAACATGGTCGTGGAGGTGCCTCGATGGACAAATGCTAAAATGGAG ATTTCCACCAAGGAACCCTTAAACCCAATTAAGCAAGATGTGAAGAAGGGGAAGCTGCGCTTCGTAGCAAACGTGTTTCCCCACAAGGGCTACATCTGGAATTATGGTGCCATCCCACAG aCTTGGGAAGACCCAAGTCACAAGGATGAAAATACTGGTTGCTGTGGAGATAACGATCCCATTGATGTGTGCGAGATTGGAAGCAAG GTGTGCTCCAGGGGAGAGGTGATCCAAGTGAAGGTGCTGGGCACGCTGGCCCTGATCGATGAGGGAGAGACAGACTGGAAGGTCATTGCTATCAACGTTGAGGACCCCGAGGCAGCCAGCTACAATG ACATCGAGGATGTCAGGAGGATGAAGCCTGGATACTTAGAAGCTACCGTGGACTGGTTCAGAAGATACAAAGTACCTGATGGCAAGCCAGAAAACCAGTTTGCCTTTAATGGGGAATTCAAAGGCAAG GATTTTGCCCTGGATGTCATCAAAGGCACCCATGAACACTGGAAAGCTTTAATAACAAAGAGAACTGATGGAGGGGAGATCAACTG CACCAACCTGACAGTGTCTGAGAGCCCCTTCTGCTGTAGTCAAGACTGTGCAAAAGCTACTGTGGATGCA GCACCGCCGTGTAAAGctgccagccccatcccacctgaAG TTGACAAATGGTTCTACTACCAGAAGAACTAA